A portion of the Clostridium gelidum genome contains these proteins:
- a CDS encoding ABC transporter permease yields MINVIKGILYRMVNNKGYLMMPVLITPIVIATAIYFSSSFMVKANIGVVGDTDINFNSDEINIVKLENKVPLSDLVKNKYEAIISFENGKAVVETIKDEEFKNKLERIANGEKVALEAGEKRGVAANIVGYITMFVIILGVMLYKFFFDDQKGIAKRVISANISYEQYVFSHFVSVFLMIFVPTGIITVLSKEVLNLNTSVTALELIFIIMILSFLGSAFGLLMSSVTRSEESATMLGNMINIITTLLAGSFFTISNNWFINVIGNIMPQRHILNFTIALENGKGISYADIGIVIVVSFLMIISSFLINKNKIRSYS; encoded by the coding sequence ATGATAAATGTTATAAAAGGAATTTTATATAGAATGGTAAATAACAAAGGTTATTTAATGATGCCAGTATTAATAACACCTATAGTTATAGCAACTGCAATATATTTTTCAAGCAGTTTTATGGTTAAAGCTAATATTGGAGTTGTAGGAGATACCGACATCAATTTTAATAGTGATGAAATTAATATTGTAAAGCTTGAAAATAAGGTACCACTTTCAGATTTAGTAAAAAATAAATATGAAGCTATCATATCTTTTGAAAATGGAAAAGCAGTTGTAGAAACAATTAAAGATGAGGAATTTAAAAATAAATTAGAAAGAATAGCAAATGGAGAAAAAGTAGCACTTGAAGCTGGTGAAAAGAGAGGGGTAGCTGCAAACATAGTTGGATATATAACCATGTTTGTAATAATACTCGGAGTAATGCTTTATAAATTCTTTTTTGATGATCAAAAAGGTATAGCTAAAAGGGTAATAAGTGCCAATATATCTTATGAACAATATGTATTTAGTCATTTTGTTTCAGTATTTTTAATGATTTTTGTTCCAACAGGAATAATTACAGTCTTATCTAAAGAAGTACTTAATTTAAATACAAGTGTAACAGCTTTAGAATTAATCTTTATTATAATGATTTTATCCTTTTTAGGTTCAGCTTTTGGATTATTAATGTCTTCAGTTACAAGAAGCGAAGAAAGTGCGACTATGCTTGGAAATATGATAAATATAATAACAACTTTACTTGCAGGAAGCTTTTTCACCATATCAAATAATTGGTTTATAAACGTAATTGGAAATATAATGCCTCAAAGACATATTTTGAATTTTACAATTGCATTAGAAAATGGCAAGGGTATCAGTTATGCAGATATAGGAATTGTAATTGTAGTCTCTTTCTTAATGATAATTTCATCCTTTTTAATCAATAAAAATAAAATAAGAAGCTATTCTTAA
- a CDS encoding ABC transporter permease, whose amino-acid sequence MILWKLIKQDFRNLITTPVVVTICTIYPWLLIGLFGFIFSSLYGSEGITAYDYYGVTMMIYLIITSLTITPNTFMEKKLRQGNVRIAYAPISKVTIYMSKIISSYLFMGISFSLNMVIMNYFKIVNFGGENFIYVLGLMMTFLFFTVTIGGAACVLIKTEELTNTILSNVASILAFVSGMFFPVDNLGKTVSSIANLSPIKWILDLSFSVIYDNNFQNYSVIVMGLLLLSIAALIVMHFNYKPEDYI is encoded by the coding sequence ATGATTTTATGGAAGCTTATTAAGCAAGATTTTAGAAATCTAATTACAACACCAGTTGTTGTAACAATATGTACAATTTATCCTTGGTTATTAATTGGATTATTCGGATTTATTTTTTCAAGCCTTTATGGTAGTGAGGGGATTACAGCATATGATTATTATGGAGTTACTATGATGATATATTTGATAATTACTTCATTGACTATAACTCCAAATACTTTTATGGAAAAGAAGTTAAGACAGGGAAATGTAAGAATAGCTTATGCACCAATATCAAAAGTCACAATTTACATGTCAAAAATAATAAGCTCTTATCTTTTTATGGGAATAAGCTTTTCTCTAAATATGGTTATAATGAATTATTTTAAAATCGTTAATTTTGGAGGAGAGAATTTTATATATGTTCTTGGATTAATGATGACATTCTTATTTTTCACCGTGACAATTGGAGGTGCGGCTTGTGTCCTTATAAAAACTGAAGAATTGACTAATACAATACTTTCTAATGTAGCAAGCATATTAGCCTTTGTTTCAGGCATGTTTTTCCCAGTAGATAATTTAGGGAAAACAGTTAGCAGCATAGCTAATTTATCTCCAATAAAGTGGATATTAGATTTATCCTTTAGTGTAATATATGATAATAATTTTCAGAATTATAGCGTTATAGTTATGGGATTACTTTTATTATCAATAGCAGCTTTAATTGTTATGCATTTTAATTATAAACCTGAAGATTATATATAA